CCTGCCCATCAGCGCCATGCTCGCCAAAGAGAGCGTGATGACGTGGCCCGTCGGCTCGCACGGCTCGACGTTCGGCGGAAACCCGGTCGCGGCGGCGGCGGCCCATGCCACCCTCGACCTCCTCGAAGGCGTCGTGAAGCACCCCGGCTGCGGCGAGAGCCTGCTGGAGAATGCGCGCGAGGTCGGCGGCTATATCCTCTCCGAACTGCGGAAGATGCAGGCCGACTTTCCCTTCCTGGGCGACGTGCGCGGTGAGGGGCTGTTCATCGGCCTGGAGTTCGTCACACCGGACGGACGGCCCGACGGCAAGCTCCGGGACCGCGCGAGTCTGGAGATGTTCGGGCGTGGCCTCCTCAACCTCGACTGCGGCGAGGCCGTCATCCGCGTCAGCCCGCCGCTGATCCTGACGCGCGACGAGGCGGAGACGGGGCTGGGGATCATGCGGGAGGCGCTGGCGGCGTTGTAGAGCGTGAGCTGGAGTTGGTCCCACGGCGACCCCTCCGCCCCCTTAAAGGGACGCAGAAGCTATTCAGGCTCCCCTTGAGGGGAGCTGTCAGCGAAGCTGACTGAGGGGTTGCCCGCCGCATCGAACAAGGATTTCCCCTTCCTCCCGTGTTACGCTGTGACCAGAAAGGGGGCCGCCATTGAACGTCACCATCGACGATCCGACCAAAGTAGGGTACGCCGCCGAGGTGGTGGCGAACGCCTTCCTCGCGCTGGCGCGGGCGGAGGGGCGCTCCCTGACGCAGATGCAGGTGCATAAGCTCGTGTACATCGCGCACGGGTGGACGCTGGCGCTGCTGGGCCGCCCGCTGATCTACAACACGGTCCACGCCTGGCAACGCGGCCCCATCGTGCGGCGGCTGTGGGACCACTGGGGCGGGCGGGGACGTACCCCCATCGCCGAGCCGCTCTCCGTGTCGTCGGGCGAGCCGGACCTCGGCGGCGACGAGGCCGCGCAGGAGGTCATCCGCAGCGTGTGGACGACCTACGGGCGGATGGACGGCGAGGAACTCTCGCGCCTGACGCACCTCGACGGCAGCCCGTGGACGCAGGTGTACGGGCGACAGAGCGACCTGATTCCCAACGAGGTCACGCGCGAGTACTACACGGCGCTCTCCCGCACCGCGTAGGCGCGTCCCATCAGGCGGCCCATGCCCGAACCCCGGCCCGACCCGGCCACGCCCATCAGCGCCATTCAGGCCCGCGTGGAGGTCGGCCTGGAAGCCGAGCGCCGCCACCGCGCCGACGAGGACTATCTCCGGCAGCGGCAGGCCCTGACGCTCAACGAGGTCCGCACCCAGCAGCGGTGGCGCGGCCTCGTGGGCTTCGCGGTCTTCTTCCTGGCGACCATCTGGCTGATCGCGGACGTGATCCTCACCGTGGCCGTGGGGTGGGGCACACTGTTGGGCCGCCCCTTCCGGCTGGAGGCGGGGGTCATCATCGCCTTTCTCACGACGAGCACGGCGACGGTGATCGGCCTCTTCCTCGTCTTCCTCCGCTGGCTCTACCCCCAGCCCCCCGAACGCGAGTGGGAGAGAACGACGCAGATGCCGGACGACCGTTTGGGTTAGAAGGTCCGCCGCTCCGGTTCTCCCGGCGACTGGACGCTGGCGACCCTCGCCCTACGCCGTCGCCGCCATCCCCTCCAGGTGGCGTAGCACGTCGGCGGTGTGGGTGGCCGGATTCACCCCGCGCCAGTGGTGGGCGACCCGGCCCTCCGGGTCGATCAGGAAGGTCTCGCGCGACGCCAGACCGAGCAGACCGCCCAGCCCCCCCATCACCCCGTAGGCGCGGCTCAGCGTCCGGTCGCCGTCGGGGAGGAGGGGGAAGCTCAGCCCGCAGGTGTCGCGGAAGTTCGCCTGCCGCGCCTCGGTGTCGGTGCTGACGCCGACCACGGTAGCGTTCAGGCGCTCGAACTCGGGGAGGGCGGCCTCGAAGCGTTGCGCCTCGATGGAGCAGCCGGGCGTGTTGGCGCGCGGGTAGAAATACAGCACCACCCAGCGCCCGCGCAGGTCGGCGAGGCGGACGGAGCGCCCGTCGTCGCTGCGGCGGTCGAAGTCGGGGGCCATTTGGCCGAGTTGGGGACTCATGGCCCGATTCTACGGCCCGCCCCTACAATGCCCGCGTGTCCCGCCCCCCGGTGTCCGGTCTCACCCTGCCCCTGCGTGTGTTCGGGGGGCAGACGGTTGTCGTCGGCGTGTCCGGTGGCGCGGACAGTGTGGGGCTTCTGCGGGCGCTCGTCCTCGCGGAGGCACGGCCCGTCGTCGCCCACCTCGACCACGCCCTGCGCCCGGAATCGGGGGAGGACGCCGCTTGGGTGCGCCAACTCGCGGAGGCGCAGGGCGTCCCGTTCGAGACGGCGCGGGTGGACGTGGCGGTGGTCGCGGCCCGGCGCGGCTGGAATGTGGAGGACGCCGCCCGCCGCGTGCGCTACGAGTTCCTGGGACGGGTGGCGAAGCGGCACCGCGCGGAGGCGATTCTGACTGCCCACACCCGCCGCGATCAGGCGGAGACGGTGCTGATGGGCCTGCTGCGCGGCGAGGCGGTTCTGAGCGGGATTCCTCCTGTCCGTGGTCGAGTCCGCCGCCCCTGGCTGAATGTGCCCCGTGACGAGGTGGAGGCGTTCTTGCGCTCGCTGGGTCAGGAGTGGCGCGAGGACCCGTCGAACGCCGACCCGACCCGGACGCGCGCCTGGCTGCGAGCGGAGGTGATGCCCGTGCTAACCGCCCGCTTTCCGGAAGCTGAGGCTGCGTTGGCCCGCGTCGCCACCCTCTCCGGGGAGGACGACGAGGCGCTGATGGCGAGGGCGGCCCGTGTCACCAGCCACGCGCCTCTCCACGCTCAGCCGCCCGCCGTCCTGCGCCGGTATGTCGTGCGGGCACTGGCGGAGGCGGGGTTGCCCTACCACGCCGAACACGTCTCCAGGTTGGTGGATGCGCTGCGGCAGGACACGACCGCCCACGTCACCCTCCCCGGCGCGCGGGACGTGACGGTGACGGGTGGGCGGTTGCACCTCGAACCGCAGGACTGGCCCGGCCCGACCTTCCCTCTCCCGGACGGCTGGACGCTCCGCACGCGGCGGGACGGCGACCGCATCCGGCTTCCGGGCGGCACGCGGAAACTCAGCGACGTTTTGACAGACGCACAAGTTCCCCGCGAGGACCGGGACCGGGTGCCGCTCCTCGCCGCCGGGGGAGAGGTGCAGTGGGTGGGGCTGCGTCCTCCCCTGTGGGCGGTGGGGGCGCGGGAGGCGGCGGGGCGACCGGAGGACCCGTGGCATGTGGCGATGGGACAGGCCCTCGCGCTCGCTCAGGAAGCCGCCGCTGCCCGAGAGGTTCCTGTCGGCGCGGTCGTCCTCGGACCAGACGGGTCGGTGATCGGACGCGGGCGCAATACCAGCCGGGAGGCGGGCGACATGACCCAGCACGCCGAACTCGCGGTGCTGAGGGAGGCGGCGGCCACCCTCGCCACCCCCTACCTGACGGACTGCACCCTCGTCGTCACGCTCGAACCCTGCCCGATGTGCCTGGGCGCGGCAATAGAAGCGCGCGTTGGGGCCATCGTCTACGGAGCGCGAAATCCGAAGGCCGGGGCGCTCGGCGGCGTCACCGACCTTCTCGCCCACCACTGGGGGCACGTGCCGAGCATCACGGGCGGCGTCCGCGAGCGTGAGGCGGCCCGTTTGCTGCGCGAGAGCTTCCGGGCGCTGCGGGAGAGGTGAGCCGGACCGCCCCTACTCGCCGCCTCCACTCCCACCGCCGCCGTCGCACCCTCCGCTCTCTCCACCACCCGAACTGCCCGAACTGCACCCGCTCCCCACATCTCCGGAAGACGAACTCCCGAACCACACCGGCCCCGACGACCTCCAGCCACCATTCGACCCGACCAACGCGCCGTTCCTGCGCCGCTCCCACACATTCAGGGCGATGAGCAGGGGCCAGCCGAGCGCGAAGATCAGCCCCACTTCCACCCAACGGTCGGCGGAGAGGAAGAGGGCCAGCAGGACGAGCGCAGACAGGAAGGTGAGGACGGAGCGGGAGCGGCGTCGGGTTCGCATGTGGCCTCCGGTGGGTGGGGTGTGGGGGTGAATGTTCGTGCCCTCATCGTCCGTCCGCATGGTCAACCATCCGTCAGGGGAGGGTCAAGACGGACTTGTTCCCCGTGTCATCCACGTCAGGAGCCTGTTCGCTAGGCTGGAGAGGTCGTGGTCTAACTCTCCGCCCCCTATCCTGTCCCCCATGCGCGTCGTTCTCAAGCTCGGCACCAGCGTCCTCACGGCGGGCACGGACCGCCTGCACCGTCCCCGGCTGGTGGACCTGATGCGCGACGTGGCGGCGGTGCGCGGGGCCGGGCACGAGGTCGTCCTCGTCACGAGCGGCGCGGTCCTCGCGGGCTGGGAGGCGCTGGGTTTCCCGCCGCGCGACCGCACGCTGGCCGAAAAGCAGCTTCTCGCGGCGGTCGGGCAGGGGCGGCTGATGCACACCTACGCCATGCTTGCCGACCTGTACGGGGTGCCCGTCGCGCAGGTCCTCCTGACCGCCGACGACTTCCGCGACCGCACCCGCTACCTCAATGCCCGGACGACGCTGGACGGCTGCCTCACGCGCGGCGTCCTGCCGATCATCAACGAGAACGACGCGGTGGCGACCGCTCAGCTCAAGGTGGGCGACAACGACACCCTCTCCGCCTTCGTGGCGAACCTCGTGGAGGCTGACCTCCTCGTCATCCTCACCGACGCGCCGGGCCTCTATACCGCCGACCCGCGCACGCATCCGGGCGCGACCCTCATCCCCGAAGTGGAGCGCGTCACCCCCGAGGTCTGGGCGCTCGCGGGCGGGGCGGGCAGCCACCGGGGCACGGGCGGGATGCACACCAAGATTCAGGCCGCCGAGATCGCCACCCGCGCCGGAACGCCTGTGGTGATCGCGCCGGGGGACGCGGGGGGGGCGCTGGCCCGCCTCGTCGGGGGAGAGGCGCTGGGCACCCGCTTTCACGCTGCCGGGTCCCGCCTGGAGGCCCGCAAACGCTGGATTCTCGCCGAGATCGCCACCGGGCGCGTCACGCTGGACGACGGGGCCGCCCGCGCCGTCCGCGAGCGGGGCGGGAGCCTGTTGCCCGCCGGGATCACCGCCGTTCACGGTCCCTTCGAGCGCGGGCACACCGTCCGCCTGCTCGACCAGGGCGGCTCGGAGATCGGGCGCGGCCTCACCCGTTACCGCGCCGCCGACCTCACCCGCATCGCCGGGCGGCACTCCCGCGACATCGAGGGCGTGCTGGGCTTCACCTACGGGCCGGAGGCGGTCCACCGGGACGACCTGGTGAGGCTGTAGGAGGGGCGGTTTGAGATTCCCACCCGTCTTCTCTCTACAAGCCATGCGCGACAGGCCACAAGCCCCTGCTACCCTTCCCCCATGACCACCGAAACCCTCTCCGTCCGGGACATGGGCGTGCGGGCGCGGCAATCGGCGCGGGTGCTGCGCTCGCTGCCCACGGCGCGCAAGGCGGCGGCCCTGTTCGCCATCGCGCGGGAGTTGCGGGCGCGGGAGGCGGACATCCTCGCGGCGAATGAGAGGGACGTGGCGGCGGCGCAGGGGGCGGGGTTGCCCACTCATATGGTCGCCCGGTTGCAGCTCGACGCGGCCTCGCTCTCCGCCATCGCCGCCGACGTGGAGGCCGTCGCGGGGCTGCCCGACCCGGTGGGGGAGGCGACCCCGGAGGAGGTCCGGCCCAACGGCATCCGCGTCTTGCGTCTGCGGGTGCCCCTCGGCGTCCTCGGCGTGATCTACGAGAGCCGCCCGAACGTGACGGTGGACGTGGCCGCCCTCGCCCTCATGAGCGGCAACGCGGCCATCCTGCGCGGCGGCAAGGAGACGGTTCACAGCAACGGGGCGCTGGAGACTGCCCTCCGCACGGCGCTGGAGGCCGAGGGTCTGCCGGGCGACGCCGTGCAGGTCATCCGCGACCCCGCCCGCGAGCGGATGCTGGACCTCTTGCGGCTGGACGACCTCGTGGACGCGATCATCCCGCGCGGCGGAGCCGGGCTGCACCGCTACTGCGTGGAAAACGCCACCGTCCCCGTCATCGTGGGCGGCATCGGCGTCGTCCACGTTTACCTCGACGAGAGCTTCACCCGCGACCCGGCGGACGTAGCGCGGGCGGTGGCTCTCATCCGCAACGCGAAGGTGCAGAAGCCCAGCGCGTGCAACGCCCTCGACACGCTGCTCGTCCACGAGGGGGCGTTGACTGCCCTCCCTGCCATCGCCCATGACCTTCAGGCACACGGCGTCACCCTGCGCGCCGACTCTCCGGCCCTCGCCGCGTTGCAGTCCGCTGGAGTCAATGTCGAACCCGCCCAGGAGTCCGACTACGGCACCGAGTTTCTCGCCCTGACGGCCAGCATACGCACGGTCGCCGGGCTGGAGGAGGCGTTGGATTTCATCGCCGCGCACGGCAACCACACCGACGTGATCCTCACGCGCAACCCCGCACAGGCTGAACGCTTCGTGGCCGACGTGGACAGCGCCGCCGTCATGGTGAACGCCAGCCCCCGCTTCAACGATGGCGGGCAACTCGGCCTCGGCGCGGAGGTCGCCATCAGCACCCAGAAGCTCCACGCACGCGGACCGATGGGCCTGCGCGAGCTGACGACGACGAAGTGGGTGGTGCGGGGGGAGGGGCAGGTGCGGGGGTGAGCAGGGGGTTGCGCTACTTCCGAACGCACGGGGACACAGGGCAAGAAGAGACGGAAGAATTGATCGAGTATGTCGGCGAGTACCCGTCCCGGCAGATTCGTATCATTCTGCGCGATGGTACGGGCTACACGGAGGAGCGCCGAAAGTGGTCCATCAATTCGGCCCACGATTGGGGGCTGCTGACTGATCAACCGCTTGACCTGAGCGGAGAGTCCCCGGCTTACGACGACGAGGGACGCGCCGACTGTGCGCCGATTGCTAAAGAAGAGTTCGAGGCGGCTTGGATCAAATCGTTCGAGTTCCTGAGCAGAAGCCGTCCCGACCCCAGCGGCAGTTGAATCGTCCCCAAGTGAGCAACAGGCCCCGACACCTATAGAGGAATTGGAGCCTGTTGAAGCGAGTGAGCCGCTATTTATCTCCTCGCCTACACCTCCAGCGGCACGTCCACACCCAGCTCCGCCAGCACCGTGCGGATGGCCTGCGCGTCAATTCCCGCCCGCGCGTGGACGCTCTCCACCGTCGCGTGGTCCTGAAACTCGTCGGGGATGCCGAGGACGCGCACGGGTGTTCGCAGCCCCATCCCGCTCAGCGCCTCCAGCACCGCGCTCCCGAAGCCGCCGACCACCGTGTTGTCCTCCACCGTGATGAGGGCGCGGGCCTTCCCTGCCACCTCACGCAACATCTTCTCGTCCAGCGGCTTCACGAAACGGGCGTTCACCACGCCGACGCCGGGCAGGTCACGGGCCGCACGCAGGGCATATTCCAGCGCCTTGCCGCCCGCGAGGATCACCACGTCGTCGCCGCCTTTCAGCCGCTCCCAGGTGCCCCACTTGATCTCCGGCCACGTCCCCTCCGGCACGCGCTCCGTGTTGCCGCGCGGGTAGCGAATGGCGAAGGGGCCGGGGCTTTCCTGCGCCGCCCTCAGCATCCCGCGCAGTTCCGCCGCGTCCCTCGGCAGGCCGACGCGCACGTTGGGGATGGAGCGCAGGTAGCTCAGGTCGAAGACGCCGTTGTGGGTCGCCCCGTCCGCCCCCACGATGCCGCCCCGGTCGATGGCGAAGGTGACGTTCAGGTTCTCGATGGCAACGTCGTGGAGGACCTGATCGTAGGCCCGTTGCAGGAAGGTCGAGTAGATCGCCACGATGGGCCGCATCCCCTGGAGGGCCATTCCGGCGGCGGTCGTCACGGCCACGTCCTCGGCTATCCCGACATCGAGGTAGCGGTGGGGGTGGACCTGGCTGTACTTCACCAGCCCGCTTCCCTCGCGCATGGCGGGCGTGACGACGAAGGTGCGCGGGTCGGTCTTCGCCAGTTCCGTCACCGCGTCCCCGAACGCCGCGCTCCACGAGTAGGCGTCGCTCGGCTTGAACTCCCCGGTCGCCGGGTCGAACTTGCCCGGCCCGTGCCAGTAGATCGGGTCGGCCTCGGCGTAGCTCAGGCCCTTGCCCTTCGTCGTGACGACGTGGAGGATGGTCGGCCCGTCGAGGTCCACCAGCCGCTCAATCAGCCACACGAGTTCCTGAACGTTGTGCCCGTCCACCGGGCCGACGTAGCGCACGCCCATCGCCGCGAAGGGGTTCACGCTCGCGGGGTCGAAGAAGTGCCGCGTGCTGCTCTTGGCCCGGCTCATGAAGTCGGCGAGGGGCTTGCTGACGGCCTGCACCGCCTTCTTGCCCGCGCCCTCGCCCTCCTGGAACCACTTCTGGACCTGAAGGCCACGCATGAACTTGTTCATCGCGCCGACGTTCTCGGAGATGCTCATCTCGTTGTCGTTCAGGACGATCAGCATCCTGCGGCCCATGTCGCCGATGGTGTTCAGCGCGGCGAGGGCCATTCCGCCCGTCAGCGAGCCGTCCCCGATGACGGCGGCCACCTTGTGCTCCTGCCCCTGCGCGTCGCGGGCGAGGGCCATGCCGAGGGCATTCGCGAGGCTGGTGCTCGCGTGCCCCACCGTGATCGCGTCGTGTTCGCTCTCGCTGACCTTCGTGAAGCCCGACAGCCCGCCCTCCTTCTTCACGGTCGGCATCTGGGCACGGCGGCCCGTCAGCATCTTGTGCGCGTAGGCCTGATGCCCCACGTCGAAGAGGATGCGGTCGCGCGGCGAGTTCAGGACGTAGTGCAGCGCCACGATGAGGTCGGTCGCGCCCAGACTGCTCGCCAGGTGCAGGCCGCCCACCGAGCAGACGCGCACGATCTCGTCCCGCAGTTCGGCGGCGAGGAGGGGCAACTGCTCCCGCGAGAGTTGTTTGAGGTCCTCCGGGCTGTCCACCCGGTCGAGCAGCGGCGTGCGGCTCACCGGGGACAGGGCCGGGATGATCGTCGGCTCGCTCATGGCTGGCCTCCCTTTCCCACGAGCGTAAGGACGTTCGCCCCTCCGAATGTCCCACGTGCGGGAACGCTTCCCTTAACGTGCATTGAAGTTCCGCCCCGTCAGCAACAATCCCTCCGGCGTCCGCACGTCGCCCACGAAGGGTGTGAACCACAGTTGCTGGGCCTGTGGCTGTGCTCCTGCCACCAGCCCGCCCACGTCGTCCGTGATCTGCCGGGTGACGACCCACACGTCGAAGGCTCCGGCGGGCGTGTTCACCCGGCGGCGGTCCTGCACGTCATAGCGGTAACGCAGGGTGCCCTGCGCCTGCACCTGTCCGTCGTCGCTCGTGACCGTCACGCGGCTCTCGCCCGCCCACGAGAGGCCCACGCGCCACGCGCCCTCGGCGGGGGCCTCCGTCCACGCGGGGTCGAGGCGCACGGTCGCGCCGGGTTTACGAAAGCCGAGGAGCCGCACACCTCCCGCGTCCACCCGCCGATACCACGTCTGGTCGGCCCCGCGCCCGGTGAGTTGGGTGGCGAGGACCGCCTGCCCCGCGAACACGGTCGGCCCCAGCGTTCGCAGCGTGTAGGGGGTTCCGCCCGCCGCCTCACCCTCCGGCAGATAGCTCCACGTCAGGCCCGTCTCGGCAGGGTAGAACGACACGCGGCCCACGGGCGTGCTCGCCTGCACGGGCGGCGCGGCGGTGCGGGAGGCGGCGGGCGCGCAGGCCCCCAGCGCCGCCACGAGCGGCAGGGCGAGCAGGAGAACGCGGCCTCGCATGGGAAAGAGGGTAGAAGACGGCATCGGCCCCATTCTGTCAGCATTCCTGAAGTTGGGCTGACGAACCGTTCACGGGTGCCTTTGTCAGGGTGGGACGCGCCAACTCACAGGAGACCTTCCGCGAATGTGGGTGCTGGGAGGCGCAGAAGGTAAAAGGCCGAAGGCTGAAGGCCAACAGCACAAGCCCCCTGCCCTCTGCGACTTTCGCGGGTGTCTGTGAGAGGCTGTGGCTATGTCATGGGAAATGAGCAGGAGGGACACGCGAACCTCCGCGCCCCTCCTGCTCATTTCTTCTGCCTTTGCTGGCGGCTGGAAGCTGGCCGCTGGCTGCCCCCCAGCGCCCCCCAGCCCCCACTTCACCCCTGCTTGTCCCCACCCTGCCCCTGCACCCGCGCCTTGAGGGCCGCAAAGGCGTCGTCGAGTTCGCGGTCGCGGCCCAGGTTCCGCAGTTGCGCGTCGAGGTCGTTCTCCTCGCGCAGCTCGGTCATGGCGCGGTTGCGGTCCTCCATCCCGGCGACCTTGCGCTCCATCTCCTCGAAGGCGTCCATCGCGCCCCCCGCCTGATCGAAACCGCTCACCCGGTCGAGGGTCGCGCCCGCCTGCGCGGTCTTCTGCCGGGCGGCGAGCAGGGTCTTCTTGGACTCCATCTCGTCGATCTTGGCCTCCAGCGCCCGCAGTTGCGTCTTGAGGCCGTCCACCGTGCCGCGCTGCACGCTGACCTGCTCCTCAAAACCTTTGGCGAGGTCCTGGTGGTTCTGAGAGCGCCGGAGCGCCTCGCGGGCCAGCTCCTCGTTGCCGCCACGCAGGGCCTCCTCCGCCTTCTTCCCGTACTCCTCGGCGAGTCGGCGGTTGGTGTTCGCCTCGCGCTCCAGCTTCATGCTCTGGCTCAGCGACTCGGCGACCTCCGCCCGCGCCTCCGTGTACGCCTCGCGCATGTCGCGCAGGGCCTGATCGATGATCTTGCCGGGGTCCTCCGCCCGGCTGATGAGGTCGTTGACGTTGGCGCGCAGCAGCCGGGACAGTCGGTCAAAGATGCTCATGGATTGCCTCCTTGCCCCGCATGATGCCGCACCCCGCCCGGTGCCGGTCCGTCGTGACACGAGCCTCAAGGCGGGGTGAACGCTGTCTGAGCGGGGAGTTGGGCGGGTTGGGGGGCATATGTGGGGAGAGGGCCGTGAAGCCGTCACGTCGCCCCCTCACCCCGGCCCTCTGCTCCGCAGCTCTCCGAGTCACCCACGAGGGGAGAAGGAGGAAGGCCGTGTTTTCCTGAGTGCTGACCGCTGACCGCTGACCGCTAGAACACAATCGGGCGCAGTCCCACGCTCGCGCCCCCGCACGCCACCGTCACGTTCTGCCCGGCGGGCGTGAAGGTGCAGCCCAGCGCGCGCAGGCCGGAGAGCGGGAAGATCAGGTTGCGCCCGTCGGTGGCCGGAAGCAGGGGGAGTTCGACGCTGCCCGTGCCAAGTTGGGCGATCTTCTGGCCCACGGTGACGGTGAGGGGCTGGCCGCCGCCCCGCGCGAGGCGGAACTTGCCCGCGCCCAGCGAGGTCACGGTGACGACGCCCACGAGGTCGCGGCCCAGCACGTAGGGCTGCCCCCTCACCACGCCCACGGGCACGGGACCACGCGGCGCGGCCTGCGCGGCGGCGGGGTTCGGGGCGTCCACCACGAGCAGCGTCTCGCGGTCGCTCAGGGCGGTGAGGAGGACGTAGGCCCCCAGCGGGCCGTTCGGGGTGGCCGACACGGGCAGCGAGCTGGCCTGCCCCGCCGTCCTCCAGTCGCCGAGAGCACGGGCACCGAGCTTGCCGCGCACGAGGGGGCGCAGCGAGGCGGGCGGACTCTGCACGTACAGGCACACCGCCGAGGGGCTGACCCGCAGGGTCGCCGGGCACGACACGATCTGCCCGCGCACGGCCCCGCTGATCTCCACGGCGACGCTGCTCACGACCCGCACCGTGGCCGCCGACGCCCTGGAGCCGGGCTGAGCTGTGGCAGGCTGGGCGGGTGCGGCGGACGGGGCGGGCGCGGCAGGAGGGGTGGCGGGAGTGGCGGGAGCCGTGCCCTGGGCGGCGGCCCCCCCGGCGAGGCCAGCGAGGATCAGGCCCGCGACACGGACCGCGTGGGAAAATTGACGCATGGGGGACATGCTACCCGCCGGGGGGGAAGAGTGGTGAGCCGGGTGTGATGACCCATGAGGAGCGGGGAGGAGTTGCGGGGCGCTCCTTGCCATCACTTCTTCGGACGAACACCCCCCGCCGCGTTAACATAGACAACGTGCTGGCGCTGCGGCTGGGTCTGATCTTGCTGGGGTTGCTCGCCGGGTGGGGCGTGGGGCGGGCGCTCGAATCCGGTGCGGGTGACCCCGACTTGGCGCGTGTGAATACCCTCAGCCTGATGCTGGCGGGGGCGCTCGCCGCGTCGCTGCTCGCTCCCCGTGCGGAGCGGCTGGCCGCCGGGGGGTGGGGGAGGCTGACGCGCTGGTACGGTGGCCTCTCGCCCCGGAGCGTGGCGGCGGCGACCTTCGGGCTGCTGGTCGCCCTGCTGCTGAGCGTGCTGCTGGGCAACCTGCTGCGGGGTCTGCCCTTCTACTCCTGGCTGTGGAGCGTGCTGGTGACGCTGTTGCTGGCGGCCTTCTTCGTCCCCTTCGCCCTGCGGCACGCGGAGTCGTTCGCCCTGTTCGCGCCCCCGCCCGCGCGGCGTCCGCCCGGCGGCAAGGTCCTCGACACGAACGTGATTATCGACGGACGCGTTCTCGACCTCGCCCGCAGCGGCTTTCTGGAGGGTGAACTCGTCGTGCCCGGCTTCGTGCTGCGCGAGCTGCAACTCCTCGCCGACCATGCGGACGCGCAGAAGCGCACGCGCGGCAAACGCGGCCTCGGGGTGCTGGAGGAACTGCGCGGCGTGCGGCCCCTGCGCGTGGAGGACTGGGACGACCCCACGCTGATTACCGTGGACGACAAGCTCGTGCGCTTCGCCCGCGAGACGAACGCGCAGATTCTCACCAACGACGGCAGCCTCGGCAAGATCGCCCGGTTGCACGGCCTGACGGTCCTGAGTGTCCACGCCCTCGCCGTCGCCCTGCGGCCCCAGGTGCAGGCCGGGGACTCCCTCACCGTCACCGTCACGAAGGGCGGGCAGCAGCAGGGGCAGGGTGTGGGCTATCTGGAGGACGGCACGATGGTCGTCGTGGAGGACGGCTTCAAACTGCGCGGCAAGCCCATCCGCGTCCTCGTCGTGAACAACGTGCAGACCAACGTGGGCCGCATGATCTTCGCCAGACTGGAGAAGAGCGACGCGGCGTAGGGCGTTCGTCGCGGAGGGAAGAGCCGCCGTCGGGGCCGGGTTGAGAAGTCGGGCCTGACGACCCATCCAGCCGGAACACCGGGATGTTCTGCCCCTCCCGCCTTACAGAAGAGGGCCGGGGAGAGGGGCGAC
The sequence above is drawn from the Deinococcus sp. YIM 134068 genome and encodes:
- a CDS encoding PIN/TRAM domain-containing protein; translated protein: MLALRLGLILLGLLAGWGVGRALESGAGDPDLARVNTLSLMLAGALAASLLAPRAERLAAGGWGRLTRWYGGLSPRSVAAATFGLLVALLLSVLLGNLLRGLPFYSWLWSVLVTLLLAAFFVPFALRHAESFALFAPPPARRPPGGKVLDTNVIIDGRVLDLARSGFLEGELVVPGFVLRELQLLADHADAQKRTRGKRGLGVLEELRGVRPLRVEDWDDPTLITVDDKLVRFARETNAQILTNDGSLGKIARLHGLTVLSVHALAVALRPQVQAGDSLTVTVTKGGQQQGQGVGYLEDGTMVVVEDGFKLRGKPIRVLVVNNVQTNVGRMIFARLEKSDAA